A single window of Pseudomonas benzenivorans DNA harbors:
- the rpsO gene encoding 30S ribosomal protein S15, with translation MALSVEEKAQIVNDYKQAEGDTGSPEVQVALLSANINKLQGHFKANGKDHHSRRGLIRMVNQRRKLLDYLKGKDTSRYSALIGRLGLRR, from the coding sequence ATGGCACTCAGCGTTGAAGAAAAAGCCCAGATCGTTAACGACTACAAGCAAGCTGAAGGCGACACCGGTAGCCCGGAAGTGCAGGTAGCCCTGCTGTCCGCCAACATCAACAAGCTGCAAGGCCACTTCAAGGCCAACGGTAAGGACCACCACTCGCGTCGTGGCCTGATCCGCATGGTTAACCAGCGTCGTAAGCTGCTGGATTACCTGAAGGGCAAGGACACCAGTCGTTACAGCGCCCTGATCGGTCGCCTGGGTCTGCGTCGCTAA
- a CDS encoding rhomboid family intramembrane serine protease produces MLILPAEHPLDWKRPPLATLLLILLNVLIYFGYQGGDREREAEAVQTYLDGGLLNRERALFLEAFSERRELDADQQRYVDGMRRRDLARLVLHDLQFEHQLHHNPDYLADPSWQAARQRAEAARDRISSKRFGFVPAKFTVEGLVGAMFLHGDFAHLAGNMLFLFIFGFALEIALGRWLYLGLYLLSGVASHLLWWLMDPVWVSGIGASGAVSGLMGVYLGVYGLRRINFFYWLGPLFGYFRAPALWILPVWMGKELYGLLLADDNVNYYAHLGGLGAGFLAVWLPRLGGRLKVDQAYLHKEDPDAPFKRELDSLDRSIGGFALDQAATRGLDLLQRYSGRLELLERLYPLARTRQDKALLGAVLRQLFALPAENASLPLLRRLAEDSAEAGQALLQHPAVQLHLLRRLLQAEQHGLALAAWRRLSRAGKAPAELPALTLRLAKQLASRQDMQGVAELGQFLEQRYPHADQTTQLGLLRQHLAR; encoded by the coding sequence ATGCTCATCCTGCCCGCCGAACACCCCCTGGACTGGAAAAGACCGCCGCTCGCCACGCTGCTGCTGATCCTGCTCAACGTGCTGATCTATTTCGGCTACCAGGGCGGTGACCGAGAGCGCGAAGCCGAGGCCGTGCAGACCTACCTCGACGGTGGCCTGCTCAACCGCGAACGCGCGCTGTTTCTGGAGGCCTTCAGCGAGCGCCGCGAGCTCGACGCCGACCAGCAGCGCTATGTCGATGGCATGCGCCGCCGCGACCTGGCCCGCCTGGTGCTCCACGACCTACAGTTCGAGCATCAGTTGCACCACAACCCCGATTACCTGGCCGACCCATCCTGGCAAGCGGCGCGCCAGCGGGCCGAGGCCGCCCGGGACCGCATCAGCAGCAAGCGCTTCGGCTTCGTCCCGGCCAAGTTCACCGTCGAGGGGTTGGTCGGCGCCATGTTCCTGCACGGCGACTTCGCTCACCTGGCCGGCAACATGCTGTTTCTGTTCATCTTCGGCTTCGCCCTGGAAATCGCCCTGGGCCGCTGGCTGTACCTCGGCCTCTACCTGCTCAGCGGCGTCGCCTCGCACCTGCTGTGGTGGCTCATGGACCCGGTCTGGGTGAGCGGGATCGGCGCTTCCGGGGCGGTCTCCGGACTGATGGGCGTGTACCTGGGGGTGTACGGCCTGCGCCGCATCAACTTCTTCTACTGGCTGGGTCCCCTGTTCGGCTACTTCCGCGCACCGGCGTTGTGGATATTGCCGGTTTGGATGGGCAAGGAACTGTACGGACTGCTGCTGGCCGACGACAACGTCAACTACTACGCCCACCTCGGCGGACTGGGCGCCGGTTTCCTCGCCGTATGGCTTCCCCGCCTGGGCGGCCGGCTCAAGGTCGACCAGGCCTACCTGCACAAGGAAGACCCGGACGCGCCGTTCAAGCGCGAGCTGGACAGCCTGGATCGCTCGATCGGCGGTTTCGCCCTCGACCAGGCGGCGACCCGCGGCCTGGACCTGCTGCAACGCTATTCCGGACGTCTGGAGCTGCTCGAGCGGCTCTACCCGCTGGCCCGTACCCGCCAGGACAAGGCCCTGCTCGGCGCCGTGTTGCGCCAGCTGTTCGCCCTGCCGGCAGAGAACGCCAGCCTGCCGCTGCTGCGGCGCCTGGCCGAGGACAGCGCCGAAGCCGGCCAAGCCCTGCTGCAGCACCCGGCGGTGCAGTTGCACTTGCTGCGGCGTCTGCTGCAGGCCGAGCAGCACGGCCTGGCGCTGGCCGCCTGGCGCCGACTCAGCCGCGCCGGCAAAGCACCTGCGGAGCTACCGGCGCTGACCCTGCGCCTGGCCAAACAGCTCGCCAGTCGCCAGGACATGCAAGGTGTCGCGGAGCTTGGCCAGTTTCTCGAGCAGCGCTACCCCCACGCCGACCAGACCACCCAGCTGGGCCTGCTCAGGCAGCACCTGGCGCGCTGA
- the pnp gene encoding polyribonucleotide nucleotidyltransferase has protein sequence MNPVIKKFQFGQSTVTLETGRIARQASGSVLVTVDDDVAVLVAVTGAKTADPSKGFFPLSVHYQEKTYAAGKIPGGFFKREARPSEKETLTSRLIDRPIRPLFPEGFQNEVQVICTVVSTSKKTDPDIAAMIGTSAALAISGIPFNGPIGAARVAFHPETGYLLNPTYEQLKASSLDMVVAGTKDAVLMVESEAKELTEDQMLGAVLFAHDEFQAVIQAVTELAAEAAKPTWDWQPKAENTALLSAIRSEFGEAISQAYTITIKQDRYARLGELREQIVAKFSGEEGQPSAGEVKDAFGEIEYRTVRENIVNGKPRIDGRDTRTVRGLNIEVGVLDKTHGSALFTRGETQALVVATLGTARDAQLLDTLEGEKKDPFMLHYNFPPYSVGECGRMGATGRREIGHGRLARRSVAAMLPTADEFPYTIRVVSEITESNGSSSMASVCGASLALMDAGVPMKAPVAGIAMGLVKEGEKFAVLTDILGDEDHLGDMDFKVAGTAKGVTALQMDIKIQGITEEIMEIALGQALEARLNILGQMNQVIAESRSELSANAPTMIAMKIDQDKIRDVIGKGGATIRGICEETKASIDIEDDGTIKIFGETKEAAEAARQRVLGITAEAEIGKIYVGKVERIVDFGAFVNILPGKDGLVHISMLSDQRVEKVTDVLKEGQEVKVLVLDVDNRGRIKLSIKDVAAAEASGV, from the coding sequence GTGAACCCGGTAATCAAGAAATTCCAGTTCGGTCAGTCGACCGTTACCCTCGAGACTGGCCGCATCGCCCGTCAGGCCTCCGGCTCCGTACTTGTCACCGTCGACGACGACGTAGCCGTGCTGGTCGCCGTGACCGGCGCCAAGACCGCCGACCCGAGCAAGGGCTTTTTCCCGCTGTCGGTGCACTACCAGGAAAAGACCTACGCGGCCGGCAAGATCCCCGGCGGTTTCTTCAAGCGTGAGGCCCGTCCTTCCGAGAAAGAGACCCTGACCTCGCGCCTGATCGACCGTCCGATCCGCCCGCTGTTCCCGGAAGGCTTCCAGAACGAAGTGCAGGTCATCTGCACCGTGGTGTCCACCAGCAAGAAGACCGATCCGGACATCGCAGCGATGATCGGTACCTCGGCGGCCCTGGCCATCTCCGGTATCCCGTTCAACGGCCCGATCGGCGCCGCGCGCGTCGCCTTCCACCCGGAAACCGGCTACCTGCTGAACCCGACCTACGAGCAGCTCAAGGCCTCCAGCCTGGACATGGTCGTGGCCGGCACCAAGGACGCCGTACTGATGGTTGAATCGGAAGCCAAAGAGCTGACCGAGGACCAGATGCTCGGCGCCGTATTGTTCGCCCACGACGAGTTCCAGGCCGTGATCCAGGCCGTGACCGAGCTGGCGGCCGAAGCGGCCAAGCCGACCTGGGATTGGCAGCCGAAGGCGGAAAACACCGCGCTGCTCTCTGCCATTCGCAGCGAGTTCGGCGAGGCGATTTCCCAGGCCTACACCATCACCATCAAGCAGGACCGCTACGCGCGCCTGGGCGAGCTGCGTGAGCAGATCGTGGCCAAGTTCTCCGGCGAAGAAGGCCAGCCGTCTGCCGGCGAAGTCAAAGACGCTTTCGGCGAAATCGAATACCGCACCGTGCGCGAGAACATCGTCAACGGCAAGCCGCGTATCGATGGCCGTGACACCCGCACCGTGCGTGGCCTGAACATCGAAGTCGGGGTGCTGGACAAGACCCACGGTTCGGCGCTGTTCACCCGTGGCGAAACCCAGGCCCTGGTGGTCGCCACCCTGGGCACCGCGCGCGACGCCCAGCTGCTCGACACCCTGGAAGGCGAGAAGAAAGACCCCTTCATGCTGCACTACAACTTCCCGCCGTACTCGGTGGGCGAGTGTGGTCGCATGGGCGCCACCGGCCGCCGCGAAATCGGTCACGGCCGCCTGGCCCGTCGTTCCGTTGCCGCCATGCTGCCGACCGCCGATGAATTCCCCTACACCATCCGTGTGGTGTCGGAGATCACCGAATCCAACGGTTCCAGCTCCATGGCCTCGGTCTGCGGTGCCTCCCTGGCCCTGATGGACGCCGGTGTGCCGATGAAGGCGCCGGTGGCCGGTATCGCCATGGGTCTGGTCAAGGAAGGCGAGAAATTCGCCGTGCTGACCGACATCCTCGGTGACGAAGACCACCTGGGCGACATGGACTTCAAGGTGGCCGGTACCGCCAAGGGCGTGACCGCCCTGCAGATGGACATCAAGATCCAGGGCATCACCGAAGAGATCATGGAAATCGCCCTGGGCCAGGCCCTGGAAGCGCGCCTGAACATCCTCGGCCAGATGAACCAGGTGATCGCCGAGTCGCGCAGCGAGCTGTCGGCCAACGCGCCGACCATGATCGCGATGAAGATCGACCAGGACAAGATCCGCGACGTGATCGGCAAGGGTGGCGCCACCATCCGCGGCATCTGCGAGGAAACCAAGGCCTCCATCGACATCGAAGACGACGGCACCATCAAGATCTTCGGCGAGACCAAGGAAGCGGCCGAGGCCGCACGCCAGCGCGTGCTGGGCATCACCGCCGAGGCCGAGATCGGCAAGATTTACGTCGGCAAGGTCGAGCGCATCGTCGACTTCGGCGCCTTCGTCAACATCCTGCCGGGCAAGGACGGCCTGGTGCACATCTCGATGCTGAGCGATCAGCGGGTCGAGAAGGTCACCGATGTGCTGAAGGAGGGCCAGGAAGTGAAGGTGCTGGTACTGGACGTGGACAACCGCGGCCGTATCAAGCTGTCGATCAAGGACGTCGCGGCTGCCGAGGCCTCGGGTGTCTGA
- the rbfA gene encoding 30S ribosome-binding factor RbfA, which translates to MAKDYSRTQRIGDQMQRELAQLIRREVKDPRLGLVTITAVEVSRDVGHAKIFITVMAAEDGVDHVTQSLKVLNDAGGFLRMQLGKAMKLRSVPQLRFHYDESVSRGAHLSALIDRAVAEDSQHDTGKTEE; encoded by the coding sequence ATGGCAAAAGACTATAGCCGGACCCAGCGTATCGGCGACCAGATGCAGCGCGAGCTGGCGCAATTGATTCGTCGTGAGGTCAAGGACCCGCGTCTGGGGCTGGTGACCATCACCGCCGTGGAAGTCAGCCGCGACGTCGGCCACGCGAAGATCTTCATCACCGTGATGGCCGCCGAAGATGGCGTCGATCACGTCACCCAGAGCCTCAAGGTGCTCAACGACGCCGGCGGCTTCCTGCGCATGCAACTGGGCAAGGCCATGAAGCTGCGCAGCGTGCCGCAATTGCGCTTCCACTACGACGAGAGCGTCAGCCGTGGCGCCCACCTGTCGGCCCTGATCGATCGCGCGGTGGCGGAAGACAGCCAGCACGACACCGGCAAGACCGAGGAGTAG
- a CDS encoding DUF2845 domain-containing protein: MRKLSLSIALLLSATAAEASLRCDKGIASKGDRSIEVQAKCGEAVSRSLVGYTQNANGDQEFPIEEWVYGPRNGMYYYLTFQGGRLQRIDSKRGN, encoded by the coding sequence ATGCGCAAACTCTCTCTGTCCATCGCCCTGCTCCTGAGCGCCACCGCCGCCGAGGCCTCCCTGCGTTGCGACAAGGGCATCGCCAGCAAAGGCGACCGCAGCATCGAAGTCCAGGCCAAGTGTGGCGAAGCGGTCAGCCGCAGCCTGGTCGGGTATACCCAGAACGCCAACGGCGATCAGGAGTTCCCGATCGAGGAGTGGGTCTACGGGCCGCGCAACGGCATGTATTACTACCTGACGTTCCAGGGCGGCCGCCTGCAACGCATCGACAGCAAGCGCGGCAACTGA
- the truB gene encoding tRNA pseudouridine(55) synthase TruB: protein MAQVKRVRRQVNGIILLDKPRGFSSNAALQKVRWLLNAEKAGHTGSLDPLATGVLPLCFGEATKFSQYLLDADKGYETLMQMGVITSTGDAEGEVLERRQVTVGRPDIEALLPRFRGEISQIPPMHSALKRDGQPLYKLARAGEVVEREPRSVTIARLELLACEAEQARLAVDCSKGTYIRTLVEDIGQLLGCGAHVAELRRTKAGPFELAQTVSLEELEQAHADGGNEALDRFLLPVDSGLQHWPLLQFSEHSAFYWLQGQPVRAPEAPKFGMVRVQDHNGRFIGIGEVSEDGRIAPRRLIRSV from the coding sequence GTGGCCCAGGTAAAGCGTGTACGTCGCCAGGTCAACGGCATCATCCTGCTGGACAAGCCGCGCGGCTTCAGCTCCAACGCGGCGCTGCAGAAGGTGCGCTGGTTGCTCAATGCCGAGAAGGCCGGTCACACCGGCAGTCTCGATCCGCTGGCCACCGGCGTGCTGCCGCTGTGCTTCGGCGAGGCGACCAAGTTCTCCCAGTACCTGCTGGATGCCGACAAGGGTTATGAAACCCTGATGCAGATGGGCGTCATCACCAGCACCGGCGATGCCGAAGGCGAGGTGCTGGAGCGTCGCCAGGTGACCGTTGGTCGCCCCGATATCGAGGCGCTGCTTCCGCGTTTTCGCGGTGAAATCAGTCAGATACCGCCGATGCATTCGGCCCTCAAACGCGACGGCCAGCCGCTCTACAAGCTGGCGCGTGCCGGCGAGGTAGTGGAGCGCGAGCCGCGTTCTGTTACTATTGCGCGCCTGGAATTGCTGGCCTGCGAGGCAGAGCAAGCGCGCCTGGCGGTGGATTGCAGCAAGGGCACCTATATTCGCACCCTGGTCGAGGACATCGGTCAGCTGCTTGGCTGTGGCGCCCATGTCGCCGAGCTGCGGCGGACCAAGGCCGGGCCCTTCGAGCTGGCCCAGACCGTCAGCCTGGAAGAGCTGGAGCAGGCCCATGCCGACGGCGGCAACGAGGCGCTTGACCGCTTCCTGCTGCCGGTGGACAGCGGCTTGCAACACTGGCCATTGCTGCAGTTCTCCGAGCACAGTGCGTTCTATTGGCTGCAGGGGCAACCGGTACGAGCACCCGAGGCGCCGAAGTTCGGCATGGTGCGGGTGCAAGATCACAATGGCCGCTTCATCGGTATCGGTGAAGTGAGCGAAGACGGGCGCATCGCGCCGCGTCGCTTGATTCGGTCGGTATGA